The Staphylococcus carnosus genome has a segment encoding these proteins:
- a CDS encoding methylated-DNA--[protein]-cysteine S-methyltransferase, which produces MMYITDYQSPVGVLTLESDGENLTGLYYDGQLDKENPKLEKVNQADQKIFETVSLWLDEYFQGKNPSINFPYKAEGTEFREQVWHELAKIPYGETVTYGNIAKKIAALRGKEKMSAQAVGGAVGSNPISIVIPCHRVVGQDNHLTGYGGGINVKKHLLECEHHNLDDFKE; this is translated from the coding sequence ATGATGTATATTACAGACTACCAATCACCAGTCGGGGTTTTAACATTAGAATCAGATGGAGAAAACCTGACGGGTCTTTATTATGATGGTCAATTAGATAAAGAAAATCCAAAATTAGAAAAAGTTAATCAAGCAGATCAAAAGATTTTTGAAACAGTCAGCTTATGGTTAGATGAATACTTTCAAGGTAAGAATCCTTCCATTAACTTTCCGTACAAAGCAGAAGGAACTGAATTCAGAGAACAGGTCTGGCATGAATTGGCTAAAATTCCTTATGGTGAAACAGTAACTTATGGAAACATTGCCAAAAAAATAGCTGCTTTACGAGGTAAGGAGAAAATGTCGGCTCAAGCAGTCGGTGGAGCGGTTGGAAGCAATCCGATTTCAATTGTTATACCTTGTCATCGTGTGGTAGGTCAAGATAATCATTTAACAGGATATGGCGGCGGTATAAATGTTAAAAAACATTTATTAGAATGCGAGCACCATAACTTAGACGATTTTAAAGAATAA
- a CDS encoding alpha/beta hydrolase gives MTEKILSIKTADDFVLDTHIIQSHKEAQGIIIYYHGGGLISGAPNDLNESIINLITQDFHVVLAPYRLAPEAAFETIISDALTVFDEIKNLYPDLPLFTFGRSSGGYLAIQIANHRNVHGILDFYGYSRIDIPEFRNTHSIFKTKTAKLTEPMIQLMLQSSPITAGPTQIRYPLYLYTRGHALWYQYVGIEAYTDHQYNLSEGELNQLPPIFIAHAEKDIDVPYSEALRLYHSVPNCTLISIPTDEHDFDRVATAEVEEIYQKAVLFLKDTLK, from the coding sequence ATGACCGAAAAAATACTATCTATTAAAACCGCCGATGACTTTGTTTTGGACACACATATAATCCAATCCCACAAAGAAGCGCAGGGTATTATTATTTATTATCATGGAGGCGGATTAATTTCCGGTGCTCCAAATGATTTAAACGAAAGTATCATAAATTTAATCACACAAGATTTTCATGTGGTGCTCGCACCTTATCGACTGGCTCCAGAAGCTGCTTTTGAAACTATTATTTCAGATGCTTTAACTGTATTTGATGAAATCAAGAACCTTTATCCTGATTTGCCATTGTTTACTTTTGGTCGTTCATCTGGCGGCTATTTAGCCATTCAAATTGCAAACCATAGAAATGTACATGGTATTTTAGATTTTTATGGATACAGCCGAATTGATATCCCTGAATTTCGCAATACACACTCCATTTTTAAAACTAAAACTGCTAAACTGACAGAACCAATGATTCAACTGATGCTGCAGTCTTCTCCTATTACTGCAGGCCCTACTCAAATTCGTTATCCACTCTACTTATATACAAGAGGCCATGCACTTTGGTATCAATATGTTGGTATAGAGGCATATACAGATCACCAGTACAATTTGTCAGAAGGAGAACTCAACCAACTTCCGCCTATTTTCATAGCTCATGCTGAAAAAGACATCGATGTGCCATACAGCGAAGCGCTGCGATTATATCATTCAGTACCCAACTGTACGCTCATCAGTATTCCAACAGATGAACATGATTTTGATAGAGTTGCGACTGCAGAAGTTGAAGAAATTTATCAAAAAGCTGTTCTATTTTTAAAAGATACGCTCAAATAA
- a CDS encoding YIP1 family protein codes for MEHSNLILGSTFSKFREQPKWVLNLIIWIIVVVASVWLSFSFSNITEQITQKNPNADMDQVKAILGPVQIISGIVGTLFTLLFSWLIVLAIARIFKSDVRKRSIFAGTLFALLISSSIALVVILIQIIVGLDLIQYKITSLNIFDKGNKILGAFDLQTFI; via the coding sequence ATGGAACATTCAAATTTAATTTTAGGCTCAACTTTTAGTAAATTTAGGGAACAGCCCAAATGGGTACTTAATCTTATTATTTGGATTATCGTTGTCGTAGCATCTGTATGGTTATCATTCAGTTTTTCGAATATTACTGAACAAATCACGCAAAAAAATCCTAATGCAGATATGGATCAAGTCAAAGCGATTTTAGGCCCCGTCCAAATCATTAGCGGAATCGTAGGTACACTCTTTACGTTACTGTTTTCTTGGCTTATAGTACTTGCGATTGCTCGCATCTTTAAATCCGACGTCAGAAAACGCAGCATCTTTGCTGGAACACTTTTCGCATTATTAATCAGTTCATCAATTGCATTAGTTGTTATTCTCATCCAAATTATAGTGGGATTAGATTTAATTCAATATAAAATTACAAGTCTTAATATTTTCGATAAAGGCAATAAAATACTTGGTGCATTTGATTTACAAACATTCATTTGA
- a CDS encoding efflux RND transporter periplasmic adaptor subunit, with translation MKKKLIWIISIIAAILVLFIIALIVKNATGESDDKNTYEVYKAKHESPLTMQGKASPDSVKSYLNNSSVGDYLYPTVSDGQSVVKGQQLISYDTSGNSRQQLVDKVNQAQEAKNQAPNDTKAQSELTKANDALNQFDKQVNDSMYASFPGKIDIIQSNEPNDGETIMQLISNEPQIKTTVSEFDINKLEKGKQVDFTINNNGEKGTGQIKKISELPTSYEDSLQGQGNAGGASGMQGAGDASDDGQAGGGGQASNPVVNDVGGKGNSNDASKYNVIIGNLSKPVRAGFSLDVSVKSNDIKLPPSVLTKDNYVFVVNKNNKIEKRKIEIKESDGEKYVKSGLKEGERLVKHPKSSLKDGDKIEVKK, from the coding sequence TTGAAGAAGAAATTGATTTGGATAATTTCAATCATCGCAGCAATTTTAGTGTTATTCATAATTGCGCTTATTGTAAAAAATGCAACAGGAGAATCGGATGACAAAAATACATATGAAGTCTATAAAGCTAAACATGAAAGTCCATTGACTATGCAAGGCAAAGCTTCACCAGATTCAGTAAAATCATATTTAAATAATAGTTCGGTCGGAGATTATTTATATCCTACAGTATCTGACGGTCAATCAGTTGTTAAAGGTCAACAACTTATTAGTTATGATACGAGCGGCAATTCTAGGCAACAGTTGGTGGATAAAGTTAATCAAGCACAAGAAGCTAAAAACCAAGCACCGAATGATACTAAGGCGCAATCAGAATTAACGAAGGCAAATGATGCACTTAACCAATTTGATAAACAGGTAAATGATAGTATGTATGCTTCATTCCCAGGCAAAATTGATATCATTCAAAGTAATGAACCCAATGATGGTGAAACGATTATGCAGTTGATTTCTAATGAACCGCAAATCAAAACAACTGTTTCAGAATTTGATATCAATAAACTTGAAAAAGGAAAACAAGTTGATTTTACAATCAATAACAACGGAGAAAAAGGTACAGGACAAATCAAGAAAATTTCTGAGTTACCGACAAGCTATGAAGATTCATTGCAAGGTCAAGGGAACGCAGGTGGTGCTTCAGGTATGCAAGGTGCAGGCGATGCATCTGATGATGGACAAGCAGGAGGAGGCGGACAAGCTTCAAATCCTGTAGTCAATGATGTAGGCGGTAAAGGCAACTCTAATGATGCGTCTAAATATAATGTTATCATCGGTAATTTATCTAAACCTGTACGTGCGGGATTCTCTCTTGATGTATCAGTGAAATCAAATGATATTAAATTACCGCCAAGTGTTTTAACAAAAGACAACTATGTTTTTGTGGTAAATAAAAATAATAAGATAGAAAAGCGTAAGATTGAAATTAAAGAAAGTGATGGCGAAAAATATGTAAAATCAGGATTGAAGGAAGGAGAACGACTGGTTAAACACCCTAAATCATCTCTAAAAGATGGAGATAAAATAGAGGTGAAAAAATGA
- a CDS encoding ABC transporter ATP-binding protein, which produces MIKLKHVNRSFKNGDKVNHILKDINLEIHKGEFIAIMGPSGSGKSTLINIIGFIDRGYQGDYLFNGKNYQKSSDNQLAEIRNHVVGFVFQNFKLIQNNTILENVSIPLVYAGIGSQERKKRVLDTLHDVGLYDKENLVPNKLSGGQQQRVAIARSIVNNPDFIIADEPTGALDSKTSEDIMELFTKLNKTHHTTMIMVTHDREVAEQADRIIHILDGRIQEEEVVR; this is translated from the coding sequence ATGATTAAATTAAAGCATGTCAATCGTTCCTTTAAAAACGGCGACAAGGTTAATCATATTTTAAAAGATATTAATCTTGAAATTCACAAAGGTGAATTCATTGCGATTATGGGTCCATCAGGTTCAGGAAAAAGTACGCTTATTAATATCATTGGATTTATCGATCGAGGTTATCAAGGAGATTATTTGTTTAATGGTAAAAACTATCAGAAAAGTTCTGATAACCAATTAGCTGAAATCAGAAATCACGTAGTTGGATTTGTATTTCAAAATTTTAAATTGATTCAAAACAATACCATTTTAGAAAATGTCAGTATTCCCTTAGTATATGCGGGGATAGGCAGTCAAGAGCGAAAAAAACGTGTGCTCGATACTTTGCATGATGTAGGTCTTTATGACAAAGAAAATTTAGTTCCTAACAAGTTGTCAGGCGGACAGCAGCAACGTGTAGCGATAGCAAGATCTATTGTAAATAACCCTGATTTTATCATTGCTGATGAGCCTACAGGTGCGTTAGATTCAAAAACCTCTGAGGATATTATGGAGTTATTTACTAAGCTGAACAAAACACATCATACAACAATGATTATGGTCACACATGACCGTGAAGTTGCAGAACAAGCAGACCGTATCATTCATATTTTGGATGGACGTATTCAAGAAGAAGAGGTGGTACGATGA
- a CDS encoding ABC transporter permease produces the protein MNRFSNVLSVSLRSIMKNKRRNIFTMIGIIIGIAAVITIMSLGNGFKKTAAEQFSDSGASKDSAIINFLPSGESNNKADPFSPSDIQIAERVNGVASAHKKEDKKQSFNAKMTNSQHSGDINIYKNNEYQDVEKGKGFDSDNNDIEDKVVTVDKHIAKKVFNNDAIGKTLFIEDEGFKIVGIANDAMEPNTVHMPSKTFDHYVPNLSQDFAQLEIKLDEGSNKKEVANKVAKKLSEKGTAQSSGTYQYSDTEQMMKGITKVFDGITYFVAAVAGISLFIAGIGVMNVMYISVAERSEEIAIRRAFGAKARDIEIQFLVESVVLCLIGGIIGLIIGIAIASLVDAVTPDYIKSVVSIGSVLLAVGVSTLIGVVFGWIPARAAAKKELIDIIK, from the coding sequence ATGAATCGATTTTCTAACGTGCTGTCGGTCTCTCTTCGTTCTATTATGAAAAATAAAAGGCGTAATATCTTTACGATGATTGGAATCATTATAGGGATAGCAGCAGTGATTACCATCATGTCTTTAGGAAATGGTTTTAAGAAAACAGCAGCAGAACAATTCTCTGATTCGGGCGCTTCGAAAGATTCGGCTATTATTAATTTTTTACCATCAGGTGAATCTAATAATAAAGCAGACCCATTTTCTCCTTCTGACATACAAATAGCAGAACGTGTAAATGGTGTCGCAAGTGCACATAAAAAAGAAGATAAAAAGCAGTCTTTTAATGCAAAAATGACGAACAGCCAACACTCGGGTGATATTAATATTTATAAAAATAATGAATATCAAGATGTTGAAAAAGGAAAAGGCTTTGATTCAGATAATAATGATATTGAGGACAAAGTCGTGACAGTTGATAAGCATATTGCTAAAAAAGTATTTAATAATGATGCGATTGGGAAAACACTTTTTATTGAAGATGAAGGTTTTAAAATAGTTGGAATTGCAAATGATGCTATGGAACCTAACACCGTACATATGCCTTCTAAAACATTTGATCACTATGTACCTAATCTTTCTCAAGATTTTGCGCAGTTAGAAATAAAGTTGGATGAAGGAAGCAATAAGAAAGAGGTTGCGAATAAAGTAGCTAAAAAATTAAGTGAAAAAGGCACAGCGCAATCATCTGGTACGTATCAGTATTCTGATACAGAGCAAATGATGAAAGGTATTACAAAAGTATTCGATGGTATTACTTATTTTGTTGCAGCAGTGGCTGGTATTTCACTCTTTATCGCGGGAATTGGTGTGATGAATGTAATGTATATATCAGTTGCTGAACGTTCTGAAGAAATCGCGATACGTCGTGCTTTTGGTGCTAAAGCACGAGATATAGAGATCCAATTTTTAGTTGAAAGTGTTGTTTTATGTTTAATTGGCGGTATTATCGGTTTGATTATTGGTATTGCCATTGCTTCACTTGTTGATGCAGTAACACCAGATTATATTAAAAGTGTTGTGAGCATAGGTTCAGTATTGCTTGCTGTTGGTGTTTCGACACTTATTGGTGTCGTGTTCGGCTGGATTCCGGCACGTGCAGCTGCTAAAAAAGAATTGATTGATATTATCAAATAA
- the cidR gene encoding cidABC operon transcriptional activator CidR — protein MDIKQMSYFIAVVQQGGMTNASKELYVAQPTISKAIKDLENELGSPLFDRSKRHLTLTDSGQIFYKKSLEIMNLFDNLPKEVNQLKGLEAGHISIGLSAVMNMNKFIETLGDFHQMYPNITYNLVENGGKALEQQIINNEIDIGITTLPVDNGIFESIPLYNEDLLLVVSETHPLAHRDNVEMEELADEDFILFNEDFYLNDKIIETAKRSGFVPKTISKISQWNFIENLLTEGLGVSILPENIVKMLRGPIHSLKINDKAMRWQLGVIWKKEKYINYATREYIDYMKSALTTDE, from the coding sequence GTGGATATCAAACAAATGAGCTATTTTATAGCAGTTGTGCAACAAGGCGGCATGACTAACGCATCTAAAGAACTTTATGTAGCGCAACCAACAATCAGTAAAGCCATTAAGGATTTAGAAAATGAACTTGGAAGTCCGTTGTTTGATCGTAGTAAACGTCATTTAACTTTAACTGACAGCGGCCAAATATTTTATAAGAAATCTTTAGAGATTATGAATCTTTTTGATAATCTTCCGAAAGAAGTTAATCAGTTGAAAGGGCTGGAAGCGGGGCACATCAGTATTGGTTTATCTGCTGTTATGAATATGAATAAATTTATAGAAACACTTGGAGATTTCCACCAAATGTATCCTAATATTACTTATAACTTGGTTGAAAATGGCGGGAAAGCATTAGAACAACAAATCATTAATAATGAAATTGATATTGGTATTACAACTTTGCCAGTAGATAATGGGATTTTTGAATCTATTCCATTATATAATGAAGATTTATTATTAGTAGTAAGTGAAACGCATCCTTTGGCACATAGAGACAATGTCGAAATGGAAGAATTAGCAGACGAAGATTTTATATTATTTAATGAAGATTTTTATCTGAATGATAAGATTATTGAAACTGCCAAACGCTCTGGCTTTGTGCCGAAAACTATATCAAAAATATCACAGTGGAATTTTATAGAAAATCTGCTGACAGAAGGTTTGGGAGTCAGTATACTACCTGAAAATATTGTGAAGATGTTGAGAGGGCCAATACATAGTTTGAAAATTAATGACAAAGCAATGCGTTGGCAATTGGGTGTAATTTGGAAGAAAGAAAAATATATCAATTATGCGACAAGAGAATATATTGATTATATGAAGTCTGCATTGACGACAGACGAATAA
- a CDS encoding CidA/LrgA family protein produces the protein MTIRVLKIIFQALLIYGITLLGNAIQHLLHIPLAGSIVGLGLFFLLLQFKIIPVKWVKDGANFLLTTMVFFFIPSVVGVMDIVSDIHLNFIVFFAVIILGTIAVAFTSGLIAEKMAHRPHVNKGHHTS, from the coding sequence ATGACTATTAGGGTGTTAAAAATTATATTTCAAGCTTTATTGATATATGGTATCACGCTATTAGGCAACGCCATTCAACACTTACTGCATATTCCGTTAGCTGGAAGCATCGTTGGCCTAGGACTTTTTTTCCTACTTCTTCAATTTAAAATAATTCCTGTCAAATGGGTCAAAGACGGTGCAAACTTTTTATTAACAACAATGGTGTTTTTCTTTATACCATCCGTTGTTGGTGTAATGGATATTGTAAGTGACATTCATTTAAACTTCATCGTTTTCTTTGCTGTTATTATACTTGGTACAATCGCAGTCGCATTTACTTCTGGACTTATTGCAGAAAAAATGGCGCATAGACCGCACGTTAATAAGGGACATCACACATCATGA
- a CDS encoding LrgB family protein, producing MIWIKGILMIVLTIVMYLAAKKLQQKYNNPFLNPALIASLGIIIVLVLFRQDYSGYMTGGKIINQLLSCTVVCLAYPLYINRHKIVENFNIIFSSVITGVVLNFMLVYFSLKLLGYSKEDIVTLLPRSITAAVGIQVSHQLGGADTITVLFIITTGLIGSILGALLLKIGRFESSIAKGMAYGNASHAFGTAKALELDMESGAFSSIGMILTAVISSVLLPVLILFFY from the coding sequence ATGATTTGGATCAAAGGTATTTTAATGATTGTATTAACCATAGTCATGTACCTTGCCGCTAAGAAGCTCCAACAAAAATATAATAATCCGTTTCTTAATCCAGCCCTAATTGCTTCACTAGGAATTATTATCGTGTTAGTGTTGTTTCGTCAAGATTATAGTGGGTACATGACTGGGGGTAAGATAATTAACCAGTTGCTCAGCTGTACAGTAGTATGTTTAGCTTATCCGCTATATATCAACCGACATAAAATTGTCGAGAATTTTAATATCATTTTTTCAAGTGTGATTACAGGAGTAGTACTCAATTTTATGTTAGTCTACTTTTCTTTGAAACTATTAGGTTATTCAAAAGAAGATATTGTAACACTCTTGCCGCGTTCCATTACTGCAGCAGTCGGCATACAAGTATCACACCAATTGGGCGGCGCTGATACCATTACGGTGCTCTTTATTATTACTACTGGTTTAATCGGCAGTATATTGGGAGCATTATTGCTGAAAATTGGAAGATTCGAGTCATCCATTGCTAAAGGAATGGCTTACGGAAATGCTTCGCATGCATTTGGAACTGCAAAAGCACTTGAATTGGATATGGAATCGGGAGCTTTCAGTTCAATCGGAATGATATTAACTGCGGTAATTAGTTCAGTACTATTACCTGTTCTTATTCTCTTTTTCTATTAG
- a CDS encoding pyruvate oxidase yields MAKIKANQALVEALLQWDIDHLYGIPGDSIDAVVDSLRTVSEQIKFYHVRHEEVGSLAAAAYTKLTGKIGVSLAIGGPGAIHLLNGMYDAKMDGVPQLVLVGQSNSTVLGTKAFQETNLLSLCEDVSVYNRQINEKDDDIFGIVNEAIKTAYEKKGVATLILPNNLLTRKVKDTTNKPVNKKRPTIPAPNPSKIKKAAKLINKAKKPVLLMGTGAKHAGPEVEAFINKAKIPTIITLPAKTIIPDDHPYNLGNIGKIGTKPSYQAMQNADLLIMVGTNYPYVDYLPKKNIKAVQIDVDPKAIGHRFNVNAGIIGDAKIALTELTDLVKPVKDRKFLNEALDNLKTWKEWMQKDLDNDAFPIRPEHLMQAINREADNDAVYSIDVGTSTVWSTRYLNLKPSNEFIISSWLGTMGCALPGAMASNVAFPNRQVIGIAGDGAFQMVMQDFATAVQYNMPMVIFVMNNKELAFIKYEQQAAGELEYAIDFSEMDMAKFAEACGGAGYTLTDPSDIDTVVEAAFKENRPTLVDVHVDANAAPLPGKIVPDEAINYAKWAYRSITEDKKLDFDEIPPLSTAAKRFL; encoded by the coding sequence ATGGCAAAAATTAAAGCAAATCAAGCGCTTGTAGAAGCATTACTACAATGGGATATTGATCACTTATACGGTATTCCAGGAGATTCTATCGATGCAGTAGTTGATAGTTTACGTACAGTAAGCGAACAAATTAAATTCTATCATGTTCGTCATGAAGAAGTTGGCAGCTTAGCAGCTGCAGCTTATACAAAATTAACTGGTAAAATCGGGGTATCACTTGCAATCGGTGGACCTGGTGCAATCCATTTATTAAATGGTATGTATGATGCAAAAATGGACGGCGTTCCTCAATTAGTACTTGTAGGTCAATCAAACAGTACTGTACTTGGAACTAAAGCTTTCCAAGAAACTAACTTGTTAAGTTTATGTGAAGATGTTTCTGTATATAACAGACAAATTAATGAAAAAGACGACGATATTTTCGGTATCGTTAATGAAGCTATTAAAACAGCTTATGAGAAAAAAGGCGTTGCAACTTTAATCTTGCCTAACAACTTGTTAACACGCAAAGTTAAAGATACAACTAACAAACCAGTAAACAAAAAACGCCCTACAATTCCAGCTCCAAACCCATCAAAAATCAAAAAAGCTGCTAAATTAATTAACAAAGCTAAAAAACCTGTATTATTAATGGGTACTGGTGCCAAACATGCTGGACCTGAAGTAGAAGCGTTTATTAATAAAGCTAAAATTCCTACAATTATTACGTTGCCAGCAAAAACAATCATCCCAGATGATCATCCGTATAATTTAGGTAACATTGGTAAAATTGGTACTAAACCATCTTACCAAGCAATGCAAAATGCTGATTTATTAATCATGGTTGGTACTAACTATCCTTACGTTGACTACCTACCTAAGAAAAATATCAAAGCAGTACAAATTGACGTAGACCCTAAAGCAATTGGTCATCGTTTCAATGTAAATGCTGGTATTATCGGTGATGCTAAAATCGCTTTAACTGAATTAACTGACTTGGTTAAACCTGTTAAAGATCGTAAATTCTTAAATGAAGCATTAGATAATCTTAAAACTTGGAAAGAATGGATGCAAAAAGATCTTGATAATGATGCATTCCCAATTCGTCCAGAACACTTAATGCAAGCAATCAACAGAGAAGCAGATAATGATGCTGTTTATTCTATCGATGTTGGTACTTCAACTGTTTGGTCAACACGTTACCTTAACTTGAAACCAAGTAATGAATTTATCATTTCAAGTTGGTTAGGTACAATGGGCTGTGCTTTACCAGGTGCAATGGCATCTAACGTAGCATTCCCTAACCGCCAAGTAATTGGTATCGCTGGTGACGGTGCATTCCAAATGGTAATGCAAGACTTTGCAACTGCAGTTCAATATAATATGCCAATGGTAATCTTTGTAATGAATAACAAAGAATTAGCATTCATTAAATATGAACAACAAGCAGCTGGTGAATTAGAATATGCTATCGATTTCTCTGAAATGGATATGGCTAAATTCGCTGAAGCTTGCGGCGGTGCTGGTTACACATTGACTGACCCATCTGATATCGACACAGTTGTAGAAGCTGCATTCAAAGAAAACAGACCAACACTTGTTGACGTTCATGTTGATGCTAATGCAGCACCACTTCCAGGTAAAATTGTACCTGATGAAGCTATCAACTATGCTAAATGGGCATACAGATCAATTACTGAAGATAAAAAATTAGACTTCGATGAAATCCCACCATTATCAACAGCAGCAAAACGTTTCTTATAA
- a CDS encoding amidohydrolase family protein, which yields MKLFDSHFHIIDYNYPIIENQGYLPPNYSVQNYKKDTKNLNIVGGTVVSGSFQGFDQQYLTNALNKLGKNFYGVTQLPIEVSNQEILALKRKRVTAVRFNIQRGGIESLKNLRYFSERIYELAGWHTELYLNAKTLTQIKDTLKSLPLVSIDHLGLSKEGLPTLLDLVDHGVHVKATGFSRGDLDVADTMKQIYNINPDALMFGTDLPSTRAPRPFSKKDIQLVQESFDEQACENIFYRNALNWYQKKQ from the coding sequence ATGAAGCTATTCGATTCACACTTTCATATTATTGATTATAATTACCCAATTATAGAAAATCAGGGCTATCTCCCTCCTAATTACTCAGTTCAAAATTATAAAAAAGATACTAAGAACTTGAATATCGTTGGCGGGACTGTTGTATCCGGGTCATTTCAAGGCTTCGACCAACAGTATTTGACAAATGCTTTAAATAAATTAGGGAAAAATTTTTATGGTGTAACTCAACTTCCAATAGAAGTGAGCAATCAAGAAATTCTAGCTCTTAAACGAAAAAGAGTTACTGCAGTACGTTTTAATATTCAACGCGGCGGTATAGAAAGCTTAAAAAATTTGCGTTACTTTTCTGAACGTATCTATGAATTAGCCGGATGGCACACTGAGCTTTACTTAAACGCAAAAACATTAACCCAAATTAAAGATACATTAAAGAGTCTGCCTCTTGTTTCAATAGATCATCTGGGTTTATCCAAAGAAGGATTACCTACTTTACTAGATTTAGTTGATCATGGCGTACATGTTAAAGCAACAGGTTTTAGCCGTGGGGATTTAGATGTCGCTGATACGATGAAACAAATTTATAATATTAACCCTGATGCTTTAATGTTCGGTACAGACTTACCCTCTACTCGTGCACCAAGACCTTTTTCAAAAAAGGACATTCAACTTGTTCAAGAATCATTTGACGAACAAGCTTGTGAAAATATTTTTTATCGTAATGCCTTAAATTGGTATCAAAAAAAGCAATAA
- a CDS encoding GNAT family N-acetyltransferase, whose amino-acid sequence MQISYIPIDNHIKLVQPELVMAEQLFQVIDENRMYLSKYLPFIDDTNTVQDETEYIKIMLAQHARGTARLFFIFSDDDLIGTIDLHEINQTHKKASIVYWLAQDYTGRGITTRCVQTLCDFAFNTLDLNKLMIHANVKNQPSIRVAERCGFTYAGTDKEDLFERGKFEDFVRYALLKREFQSKN is encoded by the coding sequence ATGCAGATTTCTTATATACCTATAGATAATCATATTAAACTTGTTCAACCAGAATTAGTTATGGCAGAACAATTATTTCAAGTAATAGATGAAAACAGAATGTATTTATCTAAGTACTTACCCTTTATTGACGATACTAATACCGTACAAGATGAAACTGAATATATAAAAATAATGTTAGCACAACATGCGAGAGGGACAGCACGTTTGTTTTTCATATTTTCAGATGATGATTTAATTGGAACCATAGATTTGCATGAGATTAATCAAACGCATAAGAAAGCAAGTATAGTTTATTGGCTTGCTCAAGATTATACTGGCAGAGGTATCACAACGCGCTGTGTTCAAACTTTATGCGACTTTGCCTTTAATACGTTAGATTTAAACAAGCTGATGATTCATGCAAATGTGAAAAATCAACCAAGTATCAGAGTTGCTGAACGTTGTGGTTTTACATATGCAGGTACTGATAAAGAGGATTTATTTGAACGAGGAAAATTTGAAGATTTTGTTCGTTATGCACTATTAAAAAGGGAATTTCAATCCAAAAATTGA
- a CDS encoding acyl-CoA thioesterase, which produces MMEERKLVAETEIEVNGYDIDAMGIVSNIVYVRWFEDLRTIFVNKHLNASQMLKQNISPILMHTEIDYKVPITIHDRPVGRCWLTKISRLKWTFEFEIASGDTVHATGMQYGGFFNIAEQKITRVPEVFRNI; this is translated from the coding sequence ATAATGGAAGAACGTAAATTAGTGGCGGAAACTGAGATTGAAGTAAACGGTTATGATATCGATGCTATGGGGATTGTAAGTAATATTGTCTATGTACGATGGTTTGAAGATTTAAGAACTATTTTTGTAAATAAACACTTAAATGCTTCACAAATGTTGAAACAAAATATATCTCCAATATTAATGCATACTGAGATAGACTATAAAGTACCGATTACAATTCATGATCGTCCAGTCGGCAGATGTTGGCTTACAAAAATAAGTCGCCTCAAATGGACATTCGAATTTGAAATTGCTTCAGGAGATACTGTTCATGCAACTGGAATGCAGTATGGCGGTTTCTTTAATATTGCTGAACAAAAAATTACACGTGTTCCAGAAGTCTTTAGAAATATTTAA